The following proteins are co-located in the Apium graveolens cultivar Ventura chromosome 5, ASM990537v1, whole genome shotgun sequence genome:
- the LOC141725011 gene encoding inorganic pyrophosphatase TTM2-like — protein sequence MAEDTCSEESIQQRTGLLKDQVRLVKRKDSDRYEIVSIRDKLSYEKGFFVAIRACQLLAQKNDGLIVVGIAGPSGAGKTIFTEKILNFMPSVAVISMDNYNDATRVIDGNFDDPRLTDYDTLLKNIHDLKAGKHVEVPIYDFKASMRTGYRTIEVPSSRIVIIEGIYALSEKLRPLLDLRVSVTGGVHFDLVKRVFRDIQRAGQAPQEIIHQISETVYPMYKAFIEPDLQTAHIRIINKFNPFTGFQCPTYILKSRRDVTVDQIKSVMPEEHTETTEETYDIYLLPPGEDPESCQSYLRMRNRDGKYNLMFEEWVTDSPFVISPRITFEVSVRLLGGLMALGYTIAAILKRSSHVFSDERVSVKIDWLEQLNRHYVQVQGRDRVVVQGVADQLGLEGSYIPRTYIEQIQLEKIVNEVMAVPDDLRTKLSIDEDLGSSPNDALSRTSLKRVTMRNKHIRSGMSHSYSTRRDKNIYKLTSLAFSGQNYDDRATESPATLGNEGAITQLSEQISTLNDRIDEFSSKMDELNSKFSIQRALSSSQQSELCNGSAPNSYLIPGLGNGSRNGSALLSSASSSQLAKESAFMEEISCISRGQRQILQQLENLTNNLHNLGEVLHQTKSVRKSIFVDFEHIRVSVILTLAMGGVGIFLFRGCICRN from the exons ATGGCAGAAGATACCTGTAGTGAAGAGTCGATACAACAGAGGACTGGTCTCTTAAAAGATCAAGTGCGCCTAGTTAAGAGGAAAGATTCGGACCGTTATGAGATTGTCTCTATTCGAGATAAGCTTTCATATGAAAAAGGTTTCTTTGTCGCCATCCGTGCATGCCAGTTACTTGCCCAAAAGAATGATGGGCTTATAGTAGTAGGGATTGCTGGTCCTTCTGGTGCTGGGAAGACTATTTTTACTGAAAAAATACTGAACTTTATGCCTAGCGTTGCTGTAATATCAATGGACAACTATAATGATGCTACACGGGTAATTGACGGAAACTTTGATG ACCCACGCTTGACAGACTATGACACGCTGCTAAAGAACATCCATGATTTGAAGGCGGGGAAGCATGTAGAAGTTCCAATATATGATTTCAAGGCCAGTATGCGAACAGGATACAG GACAATTGAAGTCCCGAGCTCCCGTATTGTAATTATTGAAGGGATCTATGCTTTAAGTGAAAAATTGCGGCCCCTCCTGGATCTTCGAGTATCTGTAACAGGCGGAGTTCATTTTGATCTTGTTAAGCGGGTTTTTCGGGACATTCAACGTGCTGGTCAAGCACCTCAGGAGATCATCCACCAGATATCAGAAACG GTATATCCGATGTACAAGGCTTTCATTGAACCTGATCTTCAAACAGCACATATCAGAATTATTAACAAGTTCAATCCATTCACTGGATTCCAGTGTCCTACTTATATCTTAAAG TCACGAAGGGATGTAACGGTGGATCAAATCAAGTCTGTCATGCCTGAAGAGCACACAGAAACTACCGAAGAGACTTACGATATTTATCTGTTACCCCCGGGTGAAGATCCAGAATCATGCCAATCATATTTAAGGATGCGAAATAGAGATGGAAAATACAATCTCATGTTTGAG GAATGGGTTACGGATTCTCCATTTGTTATATCACCGAGAATAACTTTTGAAGTCAGTGTGAGACTTCTAGGTGGGCTTATGGCTTTGGGGTATACAATAGCAGCAATCCTTAAAAGGAGTAGCCATGTATTCTCTGATGAAAGAGTGTCTGTGAAAATTGATTGGCTCGAACAACTAAACCGCCATTATGTTCAG GTGCAAGGAAGAGATCGTGTAGTTGTCCAGGGAGTGGCTGATCAACTAGGATTAGAGGGTTCATACATTCCTCGTACTTACATAGAACAAATTCAGCTTGAGAAGATAGTAAATGAGGTTATG GCTGTACCTGATGATTTGAGGACAAAACTGAGCATAGATGAGGACCTGGGGTCAAGTCCTAATGATGCACTTTCTCGAACTTCATTAAAGAGGGTCACCATGAGAAATAAACATATTAGAAG TGGGATGTCACATTCTTACTCAACACGGAGGGACAAGAATATATACAAGCTTACTAGTTTAGCCTTCAGCGGTCAAAATTATGATGACAGGGCCACAGAGTCGCCAGCAACCCTTGGAAACGAG GGGGCCATCACCCAGCTCTCAGAACAAATATCTACACTGAATGATAGGATTGATGAGTTTTCATCTAAGATGGATGAATTAAATTCCAAGTTTAGCATTCAAAGAGCCTTGTCTAGCTCACAACAATCTGAACTCTGCAATGGATCAGCTCCAAACTCCTACCTAATCCCTGGTTTAGGCAACGGTTCCCGCAATGGGTCTGCTTTACTTTCTTCCGCTTCTTCATCTCAGCTAGCAAAGGAATCTGCCTTTATGGAAGAG ATATCATGCATTTCTCGTGGACAACGTCAAATCTTGCAGCAGTTGGAAAATCTTACCAATAATCTCCATAACTTGGGGGAGGTATTGCATCAAACAAAAAGTGTTCGGAAAAGCATTTTCGTTGATTTTGAGCACATTAGAGTTTCGGTGATCCTAACTTTGGCCATGGGTGGTGTCGGAATCTTCTTGTTTAGGGGCTGCATATGCAGAAATTGA
- the LOC141725012 gene encoding S-adenosylmethionine decarboxylase proenzyme-like, with the protein MSEVSAIGFEGFEKRLEISFFNPSIFADPEGKGLRTLSKIQLDEILGPAECTIVASLSNEHVDSYVLSESSLFVYAYKIIIKTCGTTKLLKSIPPILKLADSLSLTVRSVRYTRGCFIFPGAQSYPHRSFSEEVSVLDSFFGNLGSGSKAYIMGGSDKQQKWHVYSACAASVHTLDTVYTMEMCMTSLDRDKASVFYKTNSSSATLMTSNSGIRNILPNSEICDFEFDPCGYSMNAIEGPAVSTIHITPEDGFSYASFEAVGYDPKSVNLDELICRVLNCFEPRELSIALQADVASELLEKTSSVDIKGYCMEERTCEELGVDGSIVYQKFVKNERCESPRSVLKCCWKEEKEYQ; encoded by the coding sequence ATGTCGGAAGTCTCTGCAATTGGTTTTGAAGGTTTTGAAAAGAGGCTCGAAATCTCATTTTTTAACCCAAGCATCTTTGCTGATCCTGAAGGGAAGGGTTTGCGCACCCTTTCCAAAATCCAACTGGATGAGATATTAGGGCCTGCTGAATGCACTATCGTTGCATCGTTGTCCAATGAGCATGTTGACTCTTATGTTCTCTCTGAGTCGAGTCTCTTTGTTTATGCTTACAagataatcatcaaaacttgTGGGACGACGAAATTGCTGAAGTCCATCCCACCGATCTTAAAGTTAGCTGATTCTCTTTCCCTTACAGTACGATCTGTGAGGTATACTCGTGGCTGTTTCATTTTCCCTGGAGCTCAGTCCTACCCTCATCGTAGTTTCTCAGAGGAAGTTTCTGTACTTGATAGCTTTTTTGGAAATCTTGGCTCAGGCAGCAAGGCTTACATTATGGGTGGCTCTGACAAGCAGCAGAAATGGCATGTGTACTCTGCTTGTGCTGCATCTGTGCACACTCTTGACACTGTGTATACAATGGAGATGTGCATGACATCTCTGGACAGGGACAAAGCATCTGTCTTCTATAAAACCAATTCAAGCTCAGCAACTCTAATGACTAGTAACTCTGGCATCCGAAATATTCTTCCAAATTCGGAGATATGTGATTTTGAGTTTGATCCATGTGGTTATTCCATGAATGCAATTGAAGGCCCTGCTGTCTCTACCATTCACATTACACCTGAAGATGGTTTCAGCTATGCAAGTTTTGAAGCCGTTGGATATGATCCAAAATCTGTCAATCTTGACGAGCTTATCTGCAGGGTTCTAAACTGTTTCGAACCCAGGGAGTTATCTATAGCTCTCCAAGCAGATGTTGCATCTGAACTACTTGAAAAGACCAGCTCTGTGGATATCAAGGGGTATTGTATGGAAGAGAGAACTTGTGAAGAGCTTGGGGTGGATGGTTCGATTGTTTACCAGAAGTTTGTTAAGAATGAAAGATGTGAATCTCCTAGATCAGTTTTGAAATGCTGCTGGAAAGAGGAAAAGGAGTATCAATAA